The following are encoded together in the Lytechinus variegatus isolate NC3 chromosome 19, Lvar_3.0, whole genome shotgun sequence genome:
- the LOC121405764 gene encoding neuropeptide FF receptor 2-like: MAVSNITAAVDMTVGHQDQGIKVTVLRIIQASLLGVCLVMILISNTIIIVILTKVKNCFEDMQQLVFKALAITDVFTGVFCCGTTIMAIVIGDGQWFSSTLCAVRGVACTGLVNLSALLIAFACIDRFVAVVYPLHYFSFVTIKRTRITIVILIGLAISNGALSLLRGRTVARENLCLSDFSSERLAFRPSLVTSLLLSGVSLTIATVTNIKVMMIALGQSKRSAKVTPSEEVACNEANIKTPRGSLKGLYVLVVATITFFMAIFPWSIVSASQFSKKSTIATPMARYVTSLLVISKSWMNALIFVTLNKRFRRATKAVVFGGHRDDQGSSITQP, translated from the coding sequence ATGGCGGTCTCCAACATCACGGCAGCGGTAGATATGACAGTGGGTCACCAAGATCAAGGAATTAAGGTGACAGTTCTCAGGATCATCCAGGCTTCACTCCTCGGGGTGTGTTTGGTGATGATTCTTATCAGTAACACCATCATCATAGTGATACTTACCAAGGTCAAGAATTGCTTCGAAGACATGCAACAGCTCGTATTCAAAGCGCTTGCTATCACGGATGTCTTCACAGGCGTTTTCTGTTGCGGAACGACCATTATGGCCATTGTCATTGGGGATGGACAGTGGTTTTCATCGACGCTGTGCGCTGTGAGAGGGGTTGCCTGCACCGGTTTGGTAAACCTTTCAGCCCTCTTGATTGCATTTGCTTGCATTGATCGGTTCGTTGCGGTTGTCTACCCACTGCACTACTTCTCCTTCGTCACAATAAAACGCACAAGGATCACCATAGTCATCTTGATCGGGCTTGCTATCTCTAACGGAGCTTTGAGTTTGCTCCGGGGAAGAACAGTCGCTCGGGAGAACTTGTGTCTGTCCGATTTTTCTTCCGAGCGGCTTGCCTTCCGACCCAGTCTCGTCACCAGCCTTCTCCTGAGTGGTGTATCTCTCACCATCGCCACCGTCACCAACATCAAGGTCATGATGATTGCTTTAGGGCAGTCTAAACGTTCTGCAAAGGTCACTCCAAGTGAAGAGGTTGCCTGTAATGAAGCCAACATCAAGACCCCTCGAGGAAGCCTCAAAGGCCTTTATGTTCTTGTGGTCGCCACCATCACATTCTTTATGGCGATCTTCCCCTGGAGTATAGTCTCGGCTTCGCAGTTCAGCAAGAAGAGCACTATCGCAACACCTATGGCTAGATACGTGACCAGTCTGTTGGTAATCTCAAAAAGCTGGATGAACGCCTTGATATTTGTCACTTTGAACAAGAGATTCAGAAGAGCAACCAAGGCTGTTGTGTTTGGTGGCCACCGTGATGATCAGGGGAGCTCAATTACTCAACCTTAG
- the LOC121405765 gene encoding 5-hydroxytryptamine receptor 2A-like — MATTVSYTNVTISEGGGGAEGGGIIFSALSITQATLLAICSLMTVISNTFILIILYKVKNCFEEMQQFVFQALAVTDLLTGIFCCGLSMLSIILGPGQPFSSAMCAIRGAACTGLTNLSALLISCACFDRFVAVIFPLRYFSFVSMKRARIILLVVCTMAASNGALSLLRGRTVAKSNLCLSDFSSERLAFRPSLVTSLLIFSITLLLTSISNIKVLLVASGQSKRSANVAPSDITNESDIVQRDPTQPRRGSLKGLRVLIATTITFFLAILPWSIVSASQFSQETSIATPMARFISSLLLMSNSWMNAVIFSAFNKRFRRAVKRVIYRAQLDGESTVNEHTSEA; from the coding sequence ATGGCTACTACTGTAAGCTACACCAACGTGACTATCTCGGAAGGAGGAGGTGGAGCAGAAGGGGGTGGGATAATTTTTTCGGCTCTCAGTATTACACAAGCTACCCTTTTGGCGATTTGTTCATTGATGACAGTAATTAGTAACACCTTCATCCTCATAATTCTATACAAAGTCAAGAATTGTTTTGAAGAAATGCAACAGTTTGTATTCCAGGCTCTAGCAGTCACGGACTTACTCACGGGTATTTTCTGTTGCGGTCTTTCGATGCTGTCAATCATCTTAGGCCCAGGTCAACCGTTCTCATCAGCCATGTGCGCGATTCGAGGAGCCGCCTGTACAGGACTAACCAACCTCTCGGCTCTACTCATTTCCTGTGCTTGCTTTGATCGTTTTGTCGCCGTCATCTTTCCTCTCCGTTACTTCAGTTTCGTCTCGATGAAGCGCGCCAGGATCATCCTTCTAGTCGTCTGCACAATGGCCGCCTCTAATGGTGCCTTGAGTTTGCTTCGGGGCAGAACTGTCGCCAAGAGCAACCTGTGCCTTTCTGATTTCTCGTCCGAGCGACTCGCCTTCCGACCCAGCCTCGTGACGAGTCTTCTAATCTTCTCCATCACTCTGCTCTTGACGTCTATCTCAAACATCAAGGTTCTGCTGGTCGCTTccggtcagtcaaaacgttcAGCAAACGTGGCTCCTAGCGATATCACCAACGAGAGTGATATTGTCCAGAGAGACCCTACCCAACCACGTAGAGGGAGTCTCAAGGGTCTCCGCGTTCTAATAGCAACCACTATTACATTCTTTCTGGCTATCCTTCCATGGAGCATTGTCTCTGCATCGCAGTTCAGCCAGGAAACATCCATAGCAACACCTATGGCAAGGTTTATATCTAGTCTTTTGCTGATGTCGAACAGCTGGATGAATGCAGTGATCTTTTCTGCCTTCAATAAACGGTTTCGAAGAGCAGTCAAAAGGGTGATTTATCGTGCACAGTTGGACGGGGAATCAACTGTTAATGAACACACTTCCGAGGCGTGA